The proteins below are encoded in one region of Sphingobacterium sp. R2:
- a CDS encoding OmpA family protein yields the protein MDIKYVTNDMLRKINLGILTLCASLSLFSCKQQAIVVNPGAVITKDGTDDGLKNVRKDFNDAKRTDEGIKFSISSDLLFPTNSSYLSEKAKTEVSKLALILKESNNKIKVDGYTDATGTVEYNQWLSDKRAASVKKFLVDSGVAESRITAKGFGQSNPVGDNKTADGRQKNRRVEVTILDKK from the coding sequence ATGGATATTAAATACGTAACAAACGACATGCTTAGAAAAATAAATTTGGGAATTTTAACCTTATGCGCAAGTTTATCGTTATTTTCTTGTAAACAACAAGCTATTGTAGTCAATCCAGGTGCAGTTATAACAAAAGATGGCACTGATGATGGTTTGAAAAATGTGAGAAAGGATTTTAATGATGCAAAAAGAACGGATGAAGGAATTAAATTTAGTATATCTTCCGATCTATTGTTCCCAACAAACTCTTCTTATTTATCTGAAAAGGCAAAAACTGAAGTAAGCAAGTTGGCTTTGATTTTGAAAGAAAGCAATAATAAGATCAAAGTTGATGGATATACGGATGCCACTGGCACTGTGGAGTATAATCAGTGGCTTTCTGATAAAAGAGCTGCGTCAGTAAAGAAATTCTTGGTAGATTCAGGTGTTGCGGAGTCTCGTATCACTGCGAAAGGTTTCGGTCAGTCAAATCCAGTTGGAGATAACAAAACTGCTGATGGACGTCAAAAAAATAGAAGGGTAGAAGTTACTATTTTGGATAAGAAATAG
- a CDS encoding glucoamylase family protein, translated as MLKKYFYFILLLILPSLARSESYPEVLFDNSVINGSYAKSIAHYTGESWIQNVSYSLPVSDSLFFTPGNSLSLRYVSSPNGKWEASILNDKQKFPYLITKDDHLTFKLFIQSNTEKGQLPKVTLQQNDTRTNAVDIASYIDGFAYDTWLNVSIPVAKFAGISIGKSVSAFILEQNGSSSQTNQLFIDQIEFLPKNFPKVKLSSAAILSKISSVDKQVELVWQLPLTPSIRYVKIYRSEDKLNYQPIAILPIYVQKSLDRVDEYNKPYYYKIAWVDYNYVESPFSEVREVQTKKGTDAEMLNFIRNAHVNYFIDNYDVNSGMFLSDRGNRQAVVSTNETGYAILGLLVAGENNLISRQALLGRLTRIVKFLSGVQQHQGVFTALYDGRSGVPYYRDSIPNYDLRGTSHIMESLLIARQYFAKDNPDEQNLRMNITKLWERINWGYFTDAKNADVLWDKWSPVDSTARSRPMGGFNESLGTYLLAMSSPTHPLPISAYINGFATKHTGNELYFGDESNDLAPELKMKLNDSLAHSISANPLMSNVGNAGASIYSDDKVIFAKNIAGGSLNESLMAVYRPFLIMDPKGKVDDFVDYKKYLSDYILAYKRRDNEMSIGTRFTDIWGVEKVEDSYQGFLVNPAISIAAYPFEKEIGLKALRKFYEEYADVLFTQYGFRSWIDIKNNDVSESYRARNQATIAVMIENANSGMIWKLYENIPEIKKTLEKVYAKK; from the coding sequence ATGCTGAAAAAATATTTTTACTTTATTTTGTTACTGATCTTGCCTTCTTTGGCCAGATCCGAAAGTTATCCTGAAGTTTTATTTGACAATAGCGTTATCAACGGAAGCTATGCTAAGAGTATTGCACATTATACCGGTGAGTCATGGATACAGAATGTAAGTTATAGCTTACCTGTGTCGGACAGTCTATTTTTTACACCGGGTAATTCACTTTCACTGCGGTACGTTTCTTCTCCCAATGGGAAATGGGAAGCAAGTATTTTAAACGACAAACAGAAATTTCCTTACTTAATTACTAAGGATGACCATCTGACATTCAAACTATTTATTCAAAGCAATACTGAGAAGGGACAACTCCCTAAAGTCACGTTGCAACAAAATGATACACGGACGAATGCTGTGGATATTGCCAGTTATATCGATGGTTTTGCTTATGATACCTGGCTTAACGTATCTATTCCGGTGGCTAAATTTGCTGGAATTTCAATCGGCAAATCTGTATCGGCCTTCATCCTCGAACAAAATGGAAGTTCTTCGCAGACCAATCAATTATTTATAGATCAAATTGAATTTTTGCCCAAGAACTTTCCGAAAGTAAAACTATCATCCGCTGCCATCTTGTCTAAAATAAGTTCGGTAGATAAGCAAGTTGAGCTGGTATGGCAATTGCCTCTGACACCAAGTATTCGCTACGTGAAAATTTATCGCTCAGAAGACAAGCTTAATTATCAACCCATAGCAATTTTGCCAATCTATGTACAAAAATCCCTGGATCGGGTGGACGAATATAACAAACCATATTATTACAAAATCGCATGGGTAGACTATAATTATGTCGAATCGCCTTTCTCTGAAGTTAGAGAAGTACAGACAAAAAAGGGAACGGATGCGGAGATGTTAAATTTTATTCGGAATGCGCATGTCAATTATTTTATAGACAACTATGATGTAAACAGTGGTATGTTTTTGTCTGATCGAGGAAATCGACAAGCAGTTGTATCCACCAATGAAACGGGCTATGCCATACTGGGATTGCTTGTTGCAGGAGAGAATAATTTAATATCGAGGCAGGCTCTATTGGGCAGATTGACGCGGATTGTGAAATTTCTGAGTGGTGTTCAACAGCACCAAGGTGTCTTTACCGCGCTTTACGATGGTCGGTCTGGAGTGCCTTACTATCGCGATTCAATTCCAAATTATGACTTACGCGGTACTTCTCATATCATGGAGTCGCTGTTAATCGCTCGACAATATTTTGCTAAAGATAATCCAGACGAGCAGAACTTAAGAATGAATATTACAAAACTGTGGGAGCGTATAAATTGGGGCTACTTTACTGATGCAAAGAATGCAGATGTACTCTGGGATAAGTGGTCTCCGGTGGATAGTACTGCTCGATCCCGGCCGATGGGTGGATTTAATGAAAGTTTGGGTACCTACTTGCTTGCGATGTCTTCACCTACTCATCCCTTGCCGATTTCAGCATATATCAATGGATTTGCAACCAAACATACAGGAAATGAACTTTATTTTGGGGATGAGTCCAATGATTTGGCCCCAGAGCTTAAAATGAAGTTAAATGATTCATTAGCACACTCAATAAGCGCCAATCCGTTAATGAGTAATGTAGGAAATGCAGGGGCTTCGATCTATTCCGATGATAAAGTCATTTTTGCCAAAAATATTGCTGGTGGGAGTTTAAATGAATCATTAATGGCTGTCTATCGCCCCTTCTTGATTATGGATCCAAAGGGTAAAGTAGATGATTTTGTAGATTATAAAAAGTATTTGTCGGACTATATCCTCGCTTATAAACGCAGAGACAATGAAATGAGTATAGGAACGCGATTTACAGATATTTGGGGGGTGGAAAAAGTTGAAGATTCATATCAAGGTTTTTTGGTAAATCCCGCGATATCGATAGCAGCTTACCCATTTGAAAAAGAGATTGGTCTAAAAGCATTGCGTAAATTTTATGAAGAATATGCCGATGTGTTATTTACACAGTATGGCTTCAGAAGCTGGATTGATATTAAAAACAACGATGTTTCTGAAAGCTATCGTGCAAGAAATCAAGCTACAATCGCGGTGATGATTGAGAATGCAAATTCGGGTATGATCTGGAAATTGTATGAGAATATCCCTGAGATCAAAAAGACCTTAGAAAAAGTATATGCCAAGAAATAG